GCCGGTGATGGATGGGCTTGCCATGATCGCCGCGACGAAGATCGAATATGATTACGCGGCCATCATCCTGTCCGGCTATTCGGATTTTGAATACGCCAGAGAAGCCATCCGCCACGGCGTGTCCGGTTATGTGTTAAAGCCGCTCAACATGAATGAGATGAAGGAAGCCTTAAAACAGGCCATTCTGGAGCTGGAGAAGATCCATTCCTTAAAGCAGCAAAATGAAAAAGCAGAGCAGATGGGAAGCATCTCGCTGCTGGATCTAAAAAAGACGTATCAGGACCCGGTGGTGGAGCAGGTGCTCACCTATATCGCTGAGAATTACCGGAACAAGATCACGCTCTCAGATCTGGAGCAGGAGGTCCATTATTCCGAGCGGTACATAAA
This portion of the Clostridium sp. AN503 genome encodes:
- a CDS encoding response regulator, which translates into the protein MYRVLLVEDEDIIRRGIRNSILWEELGCHVVGEAANGEEGVEAIKELQPDIVITDITMPVMDGLAMIAATKIEYDYAAIILSGYSDFEYAREAIRHGVSGYVLKPLNMNEMKEALKQAILELEKIHSLKQQNEKAEQMGSISLLDLKKTYQDPVVEQVLTYIAENYRNKITLSDLEQEVHYSERYINQKFQNEVGTTVIEYLNRYRIQKALSLIKEGNTPLSEVGWECGIGEYKYFNYVFKKYIGCSSKEYQTKILS